From Variovorax sp. PMC12, the proteins below share one genomic window:
- the typA gene encoding translational GTPase TypA — MSTKQIRNIAIIAHVDHGKTTMVDQLLRQSGTFAEHEKVVDTVMDNNAIEKERGITILAKNCAVTWQGTHINIVDTPGHADFGGEVERALSMVDGVVLLIDAQEGPMPQTRFVTKKALALGLKPILVVNKVDKPGANPDKVVNAAFDLFDKLGATDEQLDFPVVYASGINGWSSLEEGAPGEQWGPDMSALFDTILKHVPSQKGDPAAPLQLQISALDFSTFVGRIGVGRISQGTIKPMTDVVVMEGPDGKSIKGRVNQVLTFQGLDRVQATEAGPGEIVLINGIADIGIGVTITDPANPAPLPMLKVDEPTLTMNFCVNTSPLAGREGKYVTSRQIWDRLQKELQHNVALRVNETDEEGVFEVMGRGELHLTILLENMRREGYEMAVSKPRVVFRTIDGEKHEPIELVTADIEEQHQGGVMQALGERKGELVNMEPDGRGRVRLEYRIPARGLIGFTNEFLNLTRGSGLISNIFDSYEPHKGDIGGRKNGVLISMDDGEIFTYALGKLDDRGRMFVRANDPVYEGMIVGIHSRDNDLVVNATRTKQLTNFRVSGKEDAIKITPPIELTLEYGVEFIEDDELVEITPKSVRLRKRFLKEHERKRAGRDTSQG, encoded by the coding sequence ATGAGTACCAAGCAAATTCGCAATATCGCCATCATTGCCCACGTGGACCATGGCAAGACCACCATGGTCGACCAACTGCTGCGCCAGTCGGGCACCTTCGCCGAGCACGAGAAGGTGGTCGACACGGTGATGGACAACAACGCGATCGAAAAAGAACGCGGCATCACCATCCTGGCCAAGAACTGCGCCGTGACCTGGCAGGGCACGCACATCAACATCGTCGACACCCCGGGCCACGCGGACTTCGGCGGCGAGGTGGAACGCGCGCTGTCGATGGTCGACGGCGTGGTGCTGCTGATCGACGCCCAGGAAGGCCCGATGCCGCAGACGCGCTTCGTGACCAAGAAGGCGCTGGCCCTCGGCCTGAAGCCCATCCTGGTGGTGAACAAGGTCGACAAGCCCGGCGCCAACCCCGACAAGGTGGTCAACGCCGCCTTCGACCTGTTCGACAAGCTCGGCGCGACCGACGAGCAGCTCGACTTCCCGGTGGTGTACGCCTCGGGCATCAACGGCTGGTCGTCGCTCGAAGAGGGCGCGCCCGGCGAGCAGTGGGGCCCCGACATGTCGGCCCTGTTCGACACCATCCTGAAGCACGTGCCGTCGCAAAAGGGTGACCCCGCCGCGCCGCTGCAGCTGCAGATTTCGGCTCTCGACTTCTCGACCTTCGTCGGCCGCATCGGCGTGGGCCGCATCAGCCAGGGCACGATCAAGCCCATGACGGACGTCGTGGTCATGGAAGGTCCGGACGGCAAGTCCATCAAGGGCCGCGTCAACCAGGTGCTGACGTTCCAGGGCCTGGACCGCGTGCAGGCCACGGAAGCCGGCCCCGGCGAAATCGTGCTGATCAACGGCATCGCCGACATCGGCATCGGCGTGACCATCACCGACCCGGCCAACCCGGCACCGCTGCCGATGCTGAAGGTCGACGAGCCCACGCTGACGATGAACTTCTGCGTGAACACCAGCCCGCTGGCCGGCCGCGAAGGCAAGTACGTCACCAGCCGCCAGATCTGGGACCGTCTGCAGAAGGAACTGCAGCACAACGTGGCCCTGCGCGTGAACGAGACCGACGAGGAAGGCGTGTTCGAGGTCATGGGCCGCGGCGAACTGCACCTGACCATCCTGCTGGAGAACATGCGCCGCGAAGGCTATGAAATGGCCGTGTCGAAGCCGCGCGTGGTGTTCCGCACCATCGACGGCGAGAAGCACGAGCCGATCGAGCTGGTCACGGCCGACATCGAGGAACAGCACCAGGGCGGCGTGATGCAGGCACTGGGCGAGCGCAAGGGCGAGCTCGTCAACATGGAACCGGACGGCCGTGGCCGCGTGCGCCTGGAATACCGCATTCCGGCGCGTGGCCTGATCGGCTTCACCAACGAATTCCTGAACCTGACGCGCGGCTCGGGCCTCATCAGCAACATCTTCGACAGCTACGAGCCGCACAAGGGCGACATCGGCGGCCGCAAGAACGGCGTGCTGATCTCGATGGACGACGGTGAAATCTTCACCTACGCGCTGGGCAAGCTGGACGACCGCGGCCGCATGTTCGTGCGTGCCAACGACCCGGTGTACGAAGGCATGATCGTCGGCATCCACAGCCGCGACAACGACCTGGTGGTGAACGCCACGCGTACCAAGCAGCTGACCAACTTCCGCGTGAGCGGCAAGGAAGACGCGATCAAGATCACGCCCCCGATCGAACTCACGCTCGAATACGGCGTGGAATTCATCGAGGACGACGAGCTGGTCGAAATCACGCCCAAGAGCGTTCGCCTGCGCAAGCGCTTCCTGAAGGAACACGAGCGCAAGCGCGCCGGCCGCGACACGTCGCAGGGCTGA
- the truB gene encoding tRNA pseudouridine(55) synthase TruB, whose protein sequence is MNAPRTRVQRRPVHGVLLLDKPLGLSSNQALQKAKWLLRAEKAGHTGTLDPLATGVLPLCFGAATKFSQLHLDADKTYEATARLGVKTATGDAEGEVIAERPVHVTPEDLARVQAQFTGAIRQVPPMHSALKKDGKALYEYAREGVEVERAPRDVVIHKLDIGVAGAVGDNLIRIRATVSKGTYIRTLGEDIGEALGCGAHLTSLRRVATGDFVEAQCVTLEALEAMDEDERLARLLPAEALVDGHSRVTLGAEDAARFLSGLRRRGSWADAGEVAVFGAEPAAFLGTAHVTGGELIPGRLLNPIEIQQILLNAQQTEATP, encoded by the coding sequence ATGAACGCGCCACGCACACGGGTGCAGCGGCGCCCTGTGCATGGGGTGTTGTTGCTCGACAAGCCGCTGGGACTCTCCAGCAACCAGGCCTTGCAGAAGGCCAAGTGGTTGCTGCGCGCGGAAAAAGCGGGCCACACCGGCACGCTCGATCCGCTCGCGACGGGCGTCCTGCCGCTGTGCTTTGGCGCGGCCACCAAATTCAGCCAGCTCCACCTGGACGCTGACAAGACCTACGAGGCCACGGCCCGCCTTGGCGTTAAAACCGCGACCGGCGACGCCGAGGGAGAAGTCATCGCCGAGCGGCCCGTGCACGTCACGCCGGAAGACCTGGCGCGCGTCCAGGCGCAGTTCACCGGCGCGATCCGGCAGGTGCCGCCGATGCACAGCGCGCTCAAGAAGGACGGCAAGGCGCTGTACGAATACGCCCGCGAGGGCGTCGAAGTGGAGCGGGCGCCGCGCGACGTGGTGATCCACAAGCTCGACATCGGCGTGGCCGGCGCGGTGGGCGACAACCTCATCCGCATCCGTGCCACCGTCAGCAAGGGCACCTACATCCGCACCCTCGGCGAGGACATCGGCGAGGCACTGGGTTGCGGCGCGCACCTGACTTCGCTGCGCCGCGTCGCCACCGGCGATTTCGTCGAGGCGCAGTGCGTCACGCTCGAGGCGCTGGAGGCCATGGACGAAGACGAGCGGCTGGCGCGGCTCCTGCCCGCCGAGGCGCTGGTGGACGGCCACAGCCGCGTCACGCTTGGCGCGGAAGATGCTGCACGCTTTCTTTCGGGCCTGCGCCGCCGTGGCAGCTGGGCCGATGCGGGCGAGGTGGCCGTTTTCGGCGCCGAGCCTGCCGCCTTTCTCGGAACCGCCCATGTCACCGGCGGCGAACTGATTCCGGGGCGCTTGCTGAACCCCATCGAAATCCAGCAAATTCTTTTGAACGCACAACAGACCGAAGCGACACCATGA
- the rbfA gene encoding 30S ribosome-binding factor RbfA yields MPKRKAAAPNRAFKVADQIQRDLTELIARELKDPRVGMVTIQAVEVTPDYAHAKVFFSMLTGDVTETTEALNQAAGFLRNGLFKRLHIHTVPTLHFLFDRTTERAADMNALIAQAVASRSKDD; encoded by the coding sequence ATGCCGAAAAGAAAAGCCGCCGCCCCCAACCGCGCGTTCAAGGTCGCCGACCAGATCCAGCGTGATCTGACGGAGCTGATCGCGCGCGAGTTGAAGGACCCGCGCGTGGGCATGGTCACGATCCAGGCGGTCGAGGTGACGCCCGACTATGCGCATGCGAAGGTCTTCTTCAGCATGCTCACGGGCGACGTGACCGAGACCACCGAAGCGCTGAACCAGGCCGCGGGCTTCCTGCGCAACGGCCTGTTCAAGCGCCTGCATATCCACACCGTGCCCACGCTGCACTTCCTGTTCGACCGCACCACCGAGCGTGCGGCCGACATGAACGCGCTCATCGCGCAGGCCGTCGCTTCGCGCTCGAAAGACGACTAG
- the infB gene encoding translation initiation factor IF-2, with the protein MSSTTVAEFANELKKTPETLLDQLKSAGVPKAAVTDALTEADKQRLLGHLKASHGTVEPERKKITLTKKSTSEIKQADATGRARTIQVEVRKKRTFIQRDDGHPASPEAAPQAAEAPAAAPAAPRVDEAELARREEEARRQAELIRRQEEELAEKRRLREEAEAREREQAEKAERAEKAEQEAARAAAEKKAAAEAAALAAAAKSTPAKPAAPAPAPAVTAAAAAAAAAEQQAADTKLAAQNAAAQAKEDAKAKAAAESKARADEEAARAKDLDERRRKALAEAEAIRAMMNAPARVLVPHKAPEKPQPEKAAVKGTLHKPATPAARPGAPAAPGAAAAPGAAAGAGKEVKSAKLSSSWAGDPAKKKEIKTRGDASGGVGRGNWRGGPRGRRGNDRGGHDEQHAPAAPVEARILEVHVPETITVAELAHKMAVKAQEVIKQLMKLGQMATINQSLDQDTAMILVEEMGHNAVVAALDDPEAFTDEDVSAQTAEALPRAPVVTVMGHVDHGKTSLLDYIRRAKVAAGEAGGITQHIGAYHVQTERGMVSFLDTPGHEAFTAMRARGAQATDIVILVVAADDGVMPQTKEAIKHAKAAGVPIVVAINKIDKPDANLDRVKQELVAEEVVPEEYGGDVPFVGVSAKTGQGIDDLLEQVLLQAEVLELKAPVDAAAKGLVIEAQLDKGRGPVATVLVQSGTLKTGDVVLAGSTYGRVRAMLDEDGKSTKAAGPSIPVEIQGLTEVPQAGDEFMVMSDERRAREIATYRAGKFRNTKLAKAQAANLQNMFTDLSAGEVQTLRIIIKADVQGSQEALAQSLLKLATDEVKVQIVYAGVGGISESDINLAIASKAVVIGFNVRADAGARKLAEGNGIQLNYYSIIYDAVDEIKVAMSGMLAPERREEIIGSAEIRTVFVASKIGTVAGSYITSGSVNRSAHFRLLRDNVVVYTGEIDSLKRLKDDVREVREGFECGIKLKNYNDIKEGDQLEFFEIKEIARTL; encoded by the coding sequence ATGTCCAGTACCACTGTCGCCGAGTTCGCGAACGAGCTCAAGAAGACTCCCGAAACCCTGCTTGACCAGCTCAAGAGCGCAGGCGTGCCCAAAGCGGCCGTCACCGATGCGCTCACCGAGGCTGACAAGCAGCGCCTGCTTGGCCACCTCAAGGCCAGCCACGGCACTGTCGAGCCCGAGCGCAAGAAGATCACGCTGACCAAGAAGTCGACCAGCGAGATCAAGCAGGCCGACGCCACCGGCCGCGCCCGCACCATCCAGGTCGAGGTGCGCAAGAAGCGCACCTTCATCCAGCGCGACGACGGCCATCCGGCTTCGCCCGAGGCTGCGCCACAGGCGGCTGAAGCGCCCGCCGCGGCACCCGCCGCTCCCCGCGTCGACGAGGCCGAACTGGCCCGCCGCGAGGAAGAGGCGCGCCGCCAGGCCGAACTGATCCGCCGCCAGGAAGAAGAACTGGCCGAGAAGCGCCGCCTGCGCGAAGAAGCCGAAGCGCGCGAACGCGAACAGGCCGAGAAGGCCGAGCGCGCCGAGAAGGCCGAGCAGGAAGCTGCGCGCGCCGCCGCCGAGAAGAAGGCCGCCGCCGAGGCAGCCGCTCTCGCCGCCGCCGCCAAGAGCACCCCCGCCAAGCCGGCTGCGCCCGCACCTGCTCCCGCAGTGACGGCAGCGGCCGCCGCGGCAGCCGCCGCCGAGCAGCAGGCTGCCGACACCAAGCTCGCCGCGCAGAACGCCGCCGCGCAAGCCAAGGAAGACGCGAAGGCCAAGGCCGCCGCCGAATCGAAGGCCCGTGCCGACGAAGAAGCCGCTCGTGCCAAGGACCTCGACGAGCGCCGCCGCAAGGCCCTGGCCGAAGCCGAAGCCATTCGCGCCATGATGAACGCACCGGCCCGCGTGCTGGTGCCGCACAAGGCGCCCGAGAAGCCGCAGCCCGAAAAGGCCGCGGTCAAGGGCACGCTGCACAAGCCGGCCACGCCTGCGGCCCGCCCCGGCGCGCCTGCGGCGCCCGGCGCTGCGGCCGCACCCGGCGCAGCAGCCGGTGCCGGCAAGGAAGTCAAGTCCGCCAAGCTCTCTTCGAGCTGGGCCGGCGATCCTGCCAAGAAGAAGGAAATCAAGACCCGCGGCGACGCCAGCGGCGGTGTCGGTCGCGGCAACTGGCGCGGAGGCCCGCGTGGTCGCCGTGGCAACGACCGCGGCGGTCACGACGAGCAGCATGCACCGGCCGCACCGGTCGAGGCGCGCATTCTCGAAGTGCACGTGCCCGAAACCATCACCGTGGCGGAACTCGCCCACAAGATGGCCGTGAAGGCGCAGGAAGTCATCAAGCAGCTGATGAAGCTCGGCCAGATGGCGACCATCAACCAGTCGCTCGACCAGGACACCGCAATGATCCTGGTGGAGGAAATGGGCCACAACGCGGTGGTTGCCGCGCTGGACGATCCCGAAGCCTTCACCGACGAGGACGTGTCGGCGCAAACGGCGGAAGCCCTGCCGCGCGCTCCGGTCGTGACCGTCATGGGCCACGTCGACCACGGCAAGACCTCGCTGCTGGACTACATCCGCCGCGCCAAGGTCGCCGCTGGCGAAGCCGGCGGCATCACGCAGCACATCGGCGCGTACCACGTGCAGACCGAACGCGGCATGGTGTCGTTCCTCGACACCCCGGGTCACGAGGCCTTCACGGCCATGCGTGCCCGCGGTGCGCAGGCCACCGACATCGTGATCCTGGTGGTGGCTGCCGACGACGGCGTCATGCCCCAGACCAAGGAAGCCATCAAGCACGCGAAGGCGGCGGGTGTGCCGATCGTGGTCGCGATCAACAAGATCGACAAGCCCGATGCCAACCTGGACCGCGTCAAGCAGGAACTGGTGGCAGAGGAGGTCGTGCCCGAAGAGTACGGCGGCGACGTTCCGTTCGTCGGCGTGTCGGCCAAGACCGGCCAGGGCATCGACGACCTGCTCGAGCAGGTGCTGCTGCAGGCCGAAGTGCTGGAACTCAAGGCGCCGGTGGATGCCGCCGCCAAGGGCCTCGTCATCGAAGCCCAGCTCGACAAGGGCCGCGGCCCGGTCGCCACCGTGCTGGTTCAGTCCGGCACGCTCAAGACCGGCGACGTGGTGCTGGCCGGCTCCACCTATGGCCGCGTGCGCGCCATGCTGGACGAAGACGGCAAGTCGACCAAGGCCGCCGGCCCGTCGATCCCGGTCGAAATCCAGGGTCTGACCGAAGTGCCGCAGGCGGGCGACGAGTTCATGGTGATGAGCGACGAGCGCCGTGCGCGCGAAATCGCGACCTACCGTGCCGGCAAGTTCCGCAACACCAAGCTGGCGAAGGCGCAAGCCGCGAACCTGCAGAACATGTTCACCGACCTGTCGGCCGGCGAAGTGCAGACGCTGCGCATCATCATCAAGGCCGACGTGCAGGGCTCGCAGGAAGCATTGGCCCAGTCGCTGCTCAAGCTGGCGACCGACGAGGTCAAGGTGCAGATCGTGTATGCCGGCGTGGGTGGTATCAGCGAAAGCGACATCAACCTGGCCATCGCCTCGAAGGCGGTCGTCATCGGCTTCAACGTGCGCGCCGATGCCGGTGCGCGCAAGCTGGCCGAAGGCAATGGCATCCAGCTGAACTACTACAGCATCATTTACGACGCCGTGGACGAGATCAAGGTCGCGATGTCGGGCATGCTGGCACCGGAGCGCCGCGAGGAAATCATCGGCTCGGCCGAGATCCGCACGGTGTTCGTGGCCTCGAAGATCGGTACCGTCGCGGGTTCGTACATCACCTCGGGCTCGGTCAACCGCAGTGCGCATTTCCGCCTGCTGCGCGACAACGTGGTGGTCTACACCGGCGAAATCGACTCGCTCAAGCGTCTCAAGGACGATGTGCGCGAAGTCCGCGAAGGTTTTGAGTGCGGTATCAAGCTCAAGAACTACAACGACATCAAAGAGGGCGATCAGCTCGAATTCTTCGAGATCAAGGAAATCGCCCGGACGCTGTAA
- the nusA gene encoding transcription termination factor NusA, which yields MNREMLMLVDAISREKNVERDVVFGAVESALAQATKKLHQGDVDIRVSVDRDSGDYETFRRWHVVPDEAGLQLPDQEILLFEAKEEMSDIEVGEYIEEAVESVPIGRIGAMAAKQVILQKIRDAEREMLLNDFMSRGDKIFVGTVKRLDKGDIIVEAGRVEGRLRRSEMIAKENLRNGDRVRAMIMEVDLTLRGAPIILSRSAPEFMVELFRQEVPEIEQGLLEIKSCARDPGSRAKIAVLSHDKRVDPIGTCVGVRGTRVNAVTNELAGERVDIVLWSEDPAQFVIGALAPANVSSIVVDEEKHAMDVVVDEENLAIAIGRGGQNVRLASDLTGWKINIMDANESAQKQATETDASRKLFMEKLDVDEEIADILISEGFNSLEEVAYVPISEMLEIEAFDEDTINELRARAKDALLTMEIAKEEGVEAQSQVSQNLHDLEGLDPELIPKLIAAGVNTRDDLADLAVDELTEITGQSADDAKALILKAREHWFAGQE from the coding sequence ATGAATCGCGAAATGTTGATGTTGGTGGATGCGATCTCGCGCGAGAAGAACGTCGAGCGTGACGTCGTCTTCGGCGCGGTCGAGTCCGCGCTGGCGCAAGCCACCAAGAAGCTCCATCAGGGCGACGTGGACATCCGCGTCTCGGTCGACCGCGACAGCGGCGACTATGAAACCTTCCGCCGCTGGCACGTCGTCCCGGACGAAGCTGGCCTGCAACTGCCCGACCAGGAAATCCTGCTTTTCGAAGCCAAGGAAGAAATGTCGGACATTGAGGTCGGCGAATACATCGAGGAAGCGGTCGAGTCGGTGCCGATCGGCCGTATCGGCGCCATGGCCGCCAAGCAGGTCATCCTGCAGAAGATCCGCGATGCCGAGCGCGAGATGCTGCTCAACGACTTCATGTCGCGCGGCGACAAGATCTTCGTGGGCACCGTCAAGCGCCTGGACAAGGGCGACATCATCGTCGAGGCCGGCCGTGTCGAAGGCCGCCTGCGCCGCAGCGAGATGATCGCCAAGGAAAACCTGCGCAATGGCGACCGCGTGCGCGCCATGATCATGGAAGTCGACCTGACGCTGCGCGGCGCGCCGATCATCCTGTCGCGCTCCGCTCCCGAGTTCATGGTCGAGCTGTTCCGCCAGGAAGTGCCCGAGATCGAACAGGGCCTGCTCGAAATCAAGAGCTGCGCCCGCGACCCCGGTTCGCGCGCCAAGATCGCCGTGCTCTCGCACGACAAGCGTGTCGACCCGATCGGCACCTGCGTCGGCGTGCGCGGCACCCGCGTGAACGCCGTGACCAACGAGCTCGCCGGCGAGCGTGTCGACATCGTGCTGTGGAGCGAAGACCCGGCCCAGTTCGTGATCGGTGCGCTGGCTCCGGCCAACGTGTCGTCGATCGTGGTGGACGAAGAAAAGCACGCCATGGACGTGGTGGTCGACGAGGAAAACCTCGCCATCGCCATCGGCCGCGGCGGCCAGAACGTGCGCCTGGCTTCCGACCTCACCGGCTGGAAGATCAACATCATGGACGCCAACGAGTCGGCCCAGAAGCAGGCGACCGAGACCGACGCCAGCCGCAAGCTCTTCATGGAGAAGCTCGACGTCGACGAGGAAATCGCCGACATCCTCATCTCCGAAGGCTTCAACAGCCTCGAGGAAGTCGCGTACGTGCCGATTTCCGAAATGCTGGAAATCGAGGCATTCGACGAAGACACCATCAACGAGCTGCGCGCGCGTGCCAAGGATGCGCTGCTGACCATGGAAATCGCCAAGGAAGAGGGCGTCGAGGCCCAGTCGCAGGTGTCCCAGAACCTGCACGACCTCGAAGGGCTCGACCCCGAGCTGATTCCCAAGCTGATCGCAGCGGGTGTGAACACCCGTGACGATCTTGCCGACCTCGCGGTCGATGAACTCACCGAGATCACCGGCCAAAGCGCCGATGACGCCAAAGCCCTCATCTTGAAAGCCCGCGAACATTGGTTCGCCGGCCAAGAGTGA
- the rimP gene encoding ribosome maturation factor RimP, with the protein MALQQIVEQTVAGLGYDLVEIERSAGGLLRVTIDLPWTAPTSEAVAAGVPEPFVTVEDCEKVTRQLQFALEVDGVDYKRLEVSSPGIDRPLRNEQDFERFVGEVIDITLKAPMGAAAAGQVSANRKKFRGTLERAAVAEGADAAAGWQIVWSEAPEPKPGQKVSKKRAPAPLHALGFVLDELREARLAPIVDFKGRKAKTQPGFSDIDDGTQVPE; encoded by the coding sequence GTGGCATTGCAGCAAATAGTGGAACAAACCGTAGCCGGTCTGGGCTACGACCTGGTAGAGATCGAGCGCTCCGCCGGGGGATTGCTGCGCGTGACGATTGATTTGCCCTGGACGGCCCCCACCTCCGAAGCTGTGGCTGCCGGCGTGCCCGAGCCTTTCGTGACGGTGGAAGACTGCGAGAAGGTGACCCGCCAGCTGCAGTTCGCGCTGGAGGTCGATGGTGTCGATTACAAGCGGCTCGAGGTGTCCTCGCCGGGTATCGACCGTCCGCTGCGCAATGAGCAGGATTTCGAACGTTTCGTGGGCGAGGTGATCGACATCACGCTCAAGGCGCCCATGGGCGCCGCCGCGGCGGGCCAGGTGTCGGCCAACCGCAAGAAGTTTCGCGGCACGCTGGAGCGTGCTGCAGTGGCAGAGGGCGCTGACGCAGCCGCGGGCTGGCAAATCGTCTGGAGCGAGGCGCCGGAACCCAAGCCGGGTCAAAAAGTGAGCAAGAAGCGCGCGCCTGCACCGTTGCATGCGCTGGGCTTCGTGCTGGACGAGCTGCGCGAGGCGCGGCTCGCGCCCATTGTGGATTTCAAGGGCCGCAAGGCCAAAACCCAACCGGGTTTTTCGGATATTGACGACGGAACGCAAGTTCCGGAATGA
- a CDS encoding YbfB/YjiJ family MFS transporter, whose amino-acid sequence MSQTGRDRREAWRAALACMVTLAVAMGLGRFAFTPMLPIMLHEGKLELAAGGVLASLNYLGYFLGAVTCAAIGVKASTMVRGGLIATALLLIGMGLLHSFTSWGVLRWTAGVMSAWVFVFASGWGLRRLAETNAPTLGGVIYTGPGIGIAMTGLLGGALGRWGSEAGWIGLGLLAFALIAVIWRVFDDGQLALSKGAASVADSGATATRTDRSDAIWLVSLYGLAGFGYIITATFLPVIARQALPGSSWPDYFWPLFGLAVIPGALIGARAPTHWDNRLLLAVAYALQALGVVLSVVWPTIVGFAFGSLLLGMPFTAITLFAVREARRLRGNAAAGLIGYATASYGVGQIVGPLFAAPLAQRTGSFELPLLVAAAALALGSLLFAVVWSKSRRLVAV is encoded by the coding sequence ATGTCGCAAACCGGACGCGACCGGCGCGAGGCCTGGCGCGCGGCGCTGGCCTGCATGGTCACCCTCGCGGTGGCAATGGGCCTGGGACGCTTTGCCTTCACGCCCATGCTGCCCATCATGCTTCACGAGGGAAAGCTGGAGCTGGCGGCCGGCGGGGTGTTGGCGTCGCTCAATTACCTGGGCTATTTCCTGGGCGCGGTCACTTGCGCGGCCATCGGCGTCAAGGCATCGACCATGGTGCGCGGCGGGCTGATCGCCACGGCGCTGCTGCTGATCGGCATGGGCCTGTTGCACAGTTTCACCAGTTGGGGCGTGCTGCGCTGGACCGCGGGGGTGATGAGCGCGTGGGTTTTCGTCTTCGCGTCGGGCTGGGGGTTGCGAAGGCTGGCCGAGACCAATGCGCCCACGTTGGGCGGCGTGATCTACACCGGTCCCGGCATCGGGATCGCGATGACCGGCTTGCTGGGCGGCGCGCTCGGACGGTGGGGCTCCGAGGCCGGGTGGATCGGGCTGGGCCTTCTGGCTTTCGCGCTGATCGCGGTGATCTGGCGGGTTTTCGACGACGGGCAACTGGCGTTGTCCAAAGGCGCCGCGTCGGTTGCTGATTCGGGCGCGACGGCGACGCGTACCGATCGCAGCGATGCGATCTGGCTGGTCTCGCTCTACGGGCTGGCGGGCTTCGGCTACATCATCACGGCCACTTTCCTGCCGGTGATCGCGCGCCAGGCGCTGCCCGGTTCGTCGTGGCCGGACTATTTCTGGCCGCTGTTCGGGCTGGCCGTCATCCCAGGGGCACTGATCGGTGCCCGCGCGCCGACGCATTGGGACAACCGGCTGCTGCTGGCGGTGGCTTACGCATTGCAGGCGCTCGGCGTGGTGCTGTCGGTCGTCTGGCCGACGATCGTCGGGTTCGCCTTCGGCAGCTTGCTGCTGGGCATGCCATTTACCGCCATCACCCTTTTTGCGGTGCGGGAAGCGCGGCGGCTGCGCGGAAACGCGGCGGCAGGGCTGATCGGCTATGCCACGGCGTCTTATGGGGTGGGGCAGATCGTCGGGCCGCTCTTTGCGGCGCCGCTCGCGCAGCGCACCGGTTCTTTCGAGCTGCCATTGCTGGTCGCGGCGGCTGCCCTGGCGCTCGGATCGCTCTTATTTGCGGTGGTCTGGTCCAAATCTCGGCGTCTGGTGGCAGTTTGA